AACTCCATTTCACTAAGCAACCTTGCAAATGCCGCTGGAATTGCTTCTGGAATTGAAATGAGACTCCATCCTATCTCACTGAGCAACCTTGCAAATGTCCTCATACTCAATAGCCTTGAGAACTTTCCCATCATAGAGGCCCTTTTCAACCTGCAGTTTGGCGGAGAATCTCTCTGTGTCCACTGAGAGCAGCCTTGCATTCGAGCCCCGGTAAGCCCCGTTAACAATCCGCACCAGCCCACCAATCTGCGGGAGGACAGTCTCAAGCTCATCCTGGTCGACCCTGAGAACATGCTTGCTCTCCAGCATCTCAATCTCCCCGACATACTTATCAATCACCCTCTTCACCAATCCCTTCTGCTTGTAGTACCCCTTCTCGGCCAGCGACTTGCTCATCACCTTGACAACGATACCAGGGCACAGCCAGTAGTCCTTCCGGTTGCTCCGCTCCTtggccttctcctcctccttcatCAGATCATCGATCACCGACCTCCTGGTGTCCGTTGCCTTCCCTGCAACTTTCGCCTTCTTGTtgggcacctcctcctcttcctcctcgaaGCCAAATTTCATCTTTGGCTTATCATCAAAAGGATTAACCTTAGGTGGCGGCGCAGCCCGCTGGAGTGCAATCGCAATCTTCCCAGTTGGCTTGTTGGCCTCTTTGCCATCCTCCTGTTGTTCTTCCTGATCATCCTCGTCTGATCCCGAATACTCATCATCCTCGCTGCCGAGGTCATCATCAGCACTAGCATCATCGGCGTCTTCGCCATTAGCCTGGGCTTTCTGGGCGCGCTCGATCTGCCGGGCAATCATGAGCTCCTGCCGCTCGTCCTCGGCGAGGTCGGACTTGACCCTCTTGCGCTTGAGCCTGGCCTTGATGGCCTGCTCCGAGTCGCGGTCGATGTAGGTGATGAACCATCCCTTGGGCGTGTCCTCGACCTTGGCgtggccctcgcggccgaggaactTGACGAACTCGGTGAGCGTGGCCCAGCGGGTGGAGTTCATGTGCACGTGGTGGCGGTCGGCGATGAACTCGTTGTAGATGACGGTGGCGGCGACGCGGGAGCTGCGGTGGGCGCGGCGGAGCAGGGTGAGGAACTCCTCGAGGAACTCGTCGGAGAAGCCCTCGACGACGCGGTCGGGGGCCTGGCCGAAGATGGCCATCTGCCGCTGGTGCGACTCCGACATGCAGTGGCACTTGAAGCCGTTCTCGTCGCGGCACTGCTTCTGGCACATCTGGCAGTACCACCGCAGCTTCTGCAGCCCCTTGGCCTTGATCCGGTTCGCGATCGCCTTGGGCGTCAGGAAGTCGCTCTTCCCCAtcgcgccgccggcgccgccgggAACGTGCGGAGGGGAGGGAGGGGGTTTGCGAGGGGCTGGGAGGAGCGCGCGGCGAGTGGGGGCGCGGGGTTTGGGTTggtcggcgggcggcggcggtggttgaCGGCCGGAGAGATCCGCGAGGGCAGGCAAGCGGTGGACTAGGGATTGGGGATTGGACTGTGGAGTCGGTTTGGAGACGTGGGGATCTCGAGGACTTATTAGCAAACCAGCACGTACCCAATCTGACACGGTGGCTAACACGTATACAACTCGGACATGTATACAACCTTTTTTGACGAGTACGCAAAGCTTGTGTATTTTTTCgaaaaaaatattttcattgaTAAAAAAATATAGAATGGGTTCAACGATCCGTGAGAAACAACCACAATGATTAACATCTCCAAATTCAAAAACGAGAACGCCGCCAAGAAACAACACAGTGCCTTTGTAAAAAGAAAATGATATTGTGGCCTTGTCACCGTCCGGTCCAACAAGCCGGACCTAGGGCTCCCCGGATGATGGAAAAGGGCCAGATATAGGTCATGACAGCGCCTCCAAGAAGGGGACGACACCCCCTGGGTGTCGCTGTTGCAAGCATCGGCAAACCGAGCAGGGATTTTTGCCCTGACCTAAATTTCAAGCAATATGCCACCAAATGAGGATCCGGATATGAGAAAGTCAGATCGTTGGTCGAAACTACCACCCAATAAGGAGAGCTACGCCCGCTGCCGAAGGGTGGCACCGGGCTCCATCGGTTGCCTGAGCTATGAATCTGATGGAAGGATGATACGTCAATTTTGCATTATGTTTCCGTACTGTTATTTATTATGTTCTGGGTTGTTATTTCACTTTATGATGCAATTATAATGCATTTTCTATCTTAATTTGCAAGTTTCACAAGAAGAGGGAGATTACCGGCAACAAGAATTCTGGAACTGAAAAAGCTACATCAGAGATAGATATTCTCCACGGCTCCAAATGACCTAAAAATTTATgaagaattgttttggaatatatataaaaaatattggcgaaagaaatATCAGGAGGAGGGCCACCAGAGAGTCGCGGGCTTAGGTGCGTCCCCCTAGGGCGCGACTGGTGAGCTCATGGCTCCACCAGCAGGCCTTTGGGGCCCATCTTCTCCTATATGATGTTATATTCCTTTAAAAAATCAGAAGAAGacttttgggacgaagcgccgccgtctcgaggtagaacctgggtaggagcacttttgctccggcggagcgatttcgTCGGGGATACTTTCCTTCGGGAGGGGAAAATCGAAGCCAtcgacatcaccaacgatcctcttaTCATGTGAgaaccaatcttcatcaacatcgtctTCACCAACagcatctcatctcaaaccctagttcatcttttgtattcaatctttgtcccaaaacttcagattggtacatgtgggttgctagtggTGTTGTGTGACGCCTCGACTTAATCgtgcactaatcatacacgcaaatttGCAAGGtcaagatcagagactcacgaaaagatatcacaacacaactctagacacaaattacaATCATACAGGCTTTATATTACAAGTCAGGGGCCTCGTGGGCTCGAGTAcaaagtcagcggaagcaacaatatctgagtacagacataagtaaacaagtctgccttaagaagtgaaaggatcgatatggttgactagagggggtgaataggtaaCTACCAATTTTTTTAGCTTTTCTTAACAAATTAGGTAAAGCAACAAATAGGTTGTGTAGATGTGCAACTAGGTGAGTAACCTATATGATGCtagcaacaacaacaataacacaAGCAAGCAAAGGATACAACACAAGTAAAGCTTGCACAaggtaaaggtaagagataaccacacgtggagtcggtgaagacgaggatgtgttaccaagTTCCTttcctttgagaggaagtacgtctacgttggagcggtgtggaggcacaatgctccccaagaagccactagggccaccatgttctcctcacgccctcgcacaatgcaagatgacATGATTCCATTAGTGGTTCCCTCGAAGGCGGCAACCAGACCTTTACAGACAAGGTTgggctctctccacaactgaattggaggctcccaacaccaccacggagcttcaccacaatggaatgtggctccgaggtgacaTCTACCATCTAGAGTGCTCAAACATCATAGAGTAACAAAATCCACACAAGAAAGTATGGGGAATCAATTTTCCTtcggtggaagtgtagatctaggtctcctccttcaaCCCCTAGCTAATTAACAAGTTTGAGTGGCtagagagagagatcgggcaagagAGCTTGAAGGGCATCAATGGAGGAGAGAGAGATAAGAGGTAAAGTGGTAGGTCCCGGTACAACCGGGATTCATGGGTATGCTGCAGAAAGCCTAGCAAGCGGTACAACCGGTAGCGAGCGGTAGTACCGGTTACAAAGAGTAACCGGACCAACCGCTCGTCTACCACCCAACTACCGCCTCAAAACAGAAGGGAGTCACCCCTATAGCGGCAGTTGAGCGGTAGTTGCACCGGAACTACCGCCTAGTCTGAGTCAAGGTGGAGGCTAAGTCCAGAGCAGTAGGACCGCTCCGGCCACTGGTAGTAGCGGTTATCAGAGTATAACCCAGACAACCGGGCCACCACCGCCCAAGGACCGCCCCATCACAGAAGCTAGTCCGGTGGTTGGGCGGTACCAGACCGGTACAACCACCCGTGATGACTCCCAAAGTTTTCCCAGTGCAGAGGTggtactgaaggaaatatgccctagaggcaataataaagttattatttatttccttatttcatgataaatgtttattattcatgctagaattgtattaaccggaaatttagtacatgtgtgaatacatagacaaatacagtgtcactagtatgcctctacttgactagctcgttgaatcaaagatggttaaatttcttagccatagacatgatcaagtgctaagctaactaatatgctaagctaacggaaatAGACATACTATTGttggcgatacaagtcatactgcttaccagcatgtcaaaCACGCATATAACATCCTCGTAATTACCCGAACGTAGTAATTTCCCTCTCCATTttcgaaattactacgttccccaacagtggcatccgagccaggtttatgcgtagatgttatatgtacgagtagaacacaagtgagttgtgggcgatacaagtcatactgcttaccagcatgtcatactttgggtcggcggtattgttggatgaagcggcccggaccgacattacgcgtacgcttacgcgagactggttctaccgacgtgctttgcacacaggtggctggcgggtgtcagtttctccaactttagttgaac
The sequence above is a segment of the Aegilops tauschii subsp. strangulata cultivar AL8/78 chromosome 6, Aet v6.0, whole genome shotgun sequence genome. Coding sequences within it:
- the LOC109781935 gene encoding KIN17-like protein → MGKSDFLTPKAIANRIKAKGLQKLRWYCQMCQKQCRDENGFKCHCMSESHQRQMAIFGQAPDRVVEGFSDEFLEEFLTLLRRAHRSSRVAATVIYNEFIADRHHVHMNSTRWATLTEFVKFLGREGHAKVEDTPKGWFITYIDRDSEQAIKARLKRKRVKSDLAEDERQELMIARQIERAQKAQANGEDADDASADDDLGSEDDEYSGSDEDDQEEQQEDGKEANKPTGKIAIALQRAAPPPKVNPFDDKPKMKFGFEEEEEEVPNKKAKVAGKATDTRRSVIDDLMKEEEKAKERSNRKDYWLCPGIVVKVMSKSLAEKGYYKQKGLVKRVIDKYVGEIEMLESKHVLRVDQDELETVLPQIGGLVRIVNGAYRGSNARLLSVDTERFSAKLQVEKGLYDGKVLKAIEYEDICKVAQ